The sequence GCTCGGTAGAAAAGTCGAAGTTTATTCAAAGTCACATCTATAATACGATAGCTGATATATTATTGTACTCGGCCTAattcttgtattgtttgcacACTGAATGGTGTGGAAGAAAATAAACCTTTGAATGTGTGTATGAAAtacctattttttttatagcatACATATAGGCCTAATTGGTGATTTAATAATGTGCACACTGAatggtttgaaatgaaaaaaacatttgatttgtgtatgaaataatggaatatcccataatacaccacatgtttctgtgtagaaatttttttatcatttatacattGCTGTGTATACTATGTGAATAGTGTGAACACTGGTTTGCAAGGAAAAGTTCTGAAATCCATGACTTAGTAACATTCCCATTATTATAGTTAACTCTTTGAAGGgtataaaagacaaaatttaggTACAACCAACTTTAATAATACAGATTTCACAGAGCTCTATTTTGAAGCATGGTGAAAACACAGTACTCTTGCATGGGGAGAAACTAATTGTTTGATTAATACtttaacatgtaaatatcacattgcataagaataattttttttttaaagttacttCGGGTTTTCATTTATGTCTTATATTATGTTACTTCTATGATTCATCACCTCTGAAAGTCTGTGAAACTGATAAAGAAAGGTAAAGTCCTTGTTTCTTGATATACAGTAATTTGACAGTAAGCTAGAGGGTTcgatgttcaaggtcaaaggtcatttctgCCTGCTTCCATTGTTTGCTGCCTGTGTCTGCCTGCTTCAACTTAgttcagtatacttcttgtgggattcacgtcgagtcagagccgtggacttagataattttgatgtctgccgtaaaatgaatgcgccaaagcgacgcaaggtgggaaaattattgcttcatttgtaattttagggggccaatgtcgcaaggtcgtggcctcggcagaactggcctaagacgccatggggaaccttacaatttgctgtgctcaggggtcggtcggaaataaaaaaacttttttttttctgatgtcggagcttcaaattagggtcggtcgggagatgagaaacagaaaaataaaaagggccgcccttatCTCAGTGACCCAGGATCATTTACATCGAAGGCTGTTATTGGTCAGTTGACAGCTCCTCTCCTGACCCGAACAGACGCTGACCGATGTAATGTGCCGAGCCACTTCTGGACCATTCAGTTCTTTCAAAGTTAAGCTGCACAATTGAATTCAATCTTTAACAGCAATGTAGCTCTGGAAACATTCACTTCGAGGCGTATATGTCACATACATGCCAAACACGCATGCTGTACTTTGTACGTTGTGCATTACATGTCGCCATGTTTCTCACTTGTCTGTGATGTACGGAAATCGCAGTCATCAATACTTTATAAGCGACGGACGCACCaagttataaaatatatattgtttgatACATTTTTCTGACATTTATATCACTACTTCCCTAATGCAAGAAATAATGTCAGAATCAAGTCTGGATTGTAATACTCCGGCAGCAAGCAGGACTATAGCAGTGTGCAACAAATAATATTGGTCCGTCACCCCAAAACCAAATTTTCAACCAACACGGCAACAGTTTTGCAGCATTTGTCGTAAGTTCTCGGTCCTTATTACGATAGTACGAATTGGAATTTGTATTTAAGCGTGGAGGTATAAGAGGAGATTTAATGAACAccatttattcaaatatatatccAAAATTTACCAACACTGATCCATCACTCATTTGTGGTACTTGCTTTACAAGTACCAATCTCAATCAATTGTTGACATAGACAATGAACGCGAAATTCGAATATTAATCTTGTGATtcaaactttaaatttgatgAATCTTGGAGAAATTATGCTGatagtataattactccaaggatGAATCAAACAGTGAGGACCTGGGAAAGGACTACATTGTTCTGTGAGATTGTAAATAATCAATCATAATATTTTGTGCAGTATCTCCAATTTCTGTGTATAAATACATCCAGTGTATCGAAACATGTAACTGGAACATTATTAACACATAGTGTGACAGAGTGTGTTTTTATTAGTGAAACAGAATCAAGAGTTCTTTTGAAATGTACCTAGTATTTGCCACAGGATTTGTGCTAAAAAATCTGTCAAATTTTCCTACAGTTTTAACTGTAATCAGGTATGTGTCACTTAGTATGAATAGCTGATAACAGCTGCTAAAATCTACATTGAtagattttgacaaaatgttccTAGCAAGTATATTTATCACAAAAATTTATTACAGTCAGATAGCTTGGCACTACCATCATAAATTCAAACACCACTTTCTGTATTGTATTCAGGTAACTATAGTAATTCAAGGAAGGATGACAATGGATAAGCCAGGTCAGAGGTCATCAATCCATTGGAATGCTGTAGCATACAGTACAACAACTGTAGCAGCAACCATGATGAAATCTATCTTCCAGTTTTATTATGTCAAGTTATTCCTAAACCATTACCACATCAGTCAACCCATGTTTCACTGGGCTCAGATTATATATTCAGTATGGAATGCAGTCAATGATCCACTGTGTGGATATTTCCAGGATAATTCTAAACTTGAGGTATTCCGTGTAAGACGTCTGTCCATTCTGTATGGCGCACCACTCTTTGCACTCACCTTTCTACTAccttggtttccatggcaacaaagcAGTACTGGTGGCTGGTTGGTCGGACTCCATCTCCTTGTTAGTTTATGTTGTTATGATGCACTTTTTACGTTTGTTTTACTCGCACAATGTGCGATTTTTACTGAAATGTCGAAGGAGCATGACGTCCGTTTACTACTCATACGATACAGCAACATAGCATCCATTCTTGGCTCGTCTGCAGTTCTTTTCTCAGAGCTGATATCGAACAGTCTTCAAAATTTTCACACATTCCAGGTTTATTGCATCGTAATTGCGATTCTCAGCTGGTTTTTTTTGAGGTATACGGGTAAAAATGTGACTACACAGTACGACATCCCTTCAAGTACAGACGCTAAAGATGAACATAAAAACACAACAACTACAGAAAGCATATGGAAGTTATCATGGCAgataataaaacaaaagaacttCCTTATGTTTGTGATGATgaatttctgtcaaatttttcATGTTACAAATAGTATGAACTTTCTTGCCATATTTGGTGATGCACTCATACCAAGGGAAGACTTACGTGATGTTATACGACAGTGTGTATATGGTTCTACCTTCATCATACCACAGGTAAGTACTCACTTTTACAATGAAATTGTGTGTCAGCATGACTTATTGCAATGTGTATAATTTCATATTAGACTTACCAGTGAAAATTATGaccaaatatgaaataaagataattttgattttgtctaCAAGTAAATTAATGTAACTATTGGTAACAgtggtgaaaataaaaaagaaacaaatacaCCTCCCAATTTCAGACCTACATCACAGTAACTACATGTAACGGTACATATAAttcttcatttgtaattttgcCCAACCTCTAGCTGTTATTATTTCTTGTCTTTCCTTTCTTGTAGGTGTTGACACTTCTGGGTAGCAATCTAGTTGGCAAACTAGGTTCCTATAAAGTCATACTTGCatcattttatatcaaagttgGTACATCTGTCTTTATGTTTTGTATTGGAAGATCTCATACATGGTTCCTGACTACCTTCTTACTTGTTGATGTGTAAGTATATCACTCCAAGTGTAGATGAGAAATGTAATttagatatgaaaaaaatatttgacagATGTATGTAAAAACTTGTGACGGAAAACAGGAAAATTAATTCCTCGGCAGAAATTTTGACAGCCGTTGAGAAAACATATAAGACAATGACAATCATTGTtggattttgtttttgaatgttttgttttcaggaGCCTATCATCAGCCatatttggtatttttaatattccTGTGTCTGATATTATTGATGAGGATGTCATAAAGCACAAAAGAAAGTAAGTACTTCACTGGCAGGTTTGGTATCAGATcgtggtatttatttatttatttatttatttatttatttattttctgcatcccttttatatcgggggctcactaaaaacattaggagcagcatttacatgtacatagaagtcaaatacatacaaaatatcatgttaaaatagcaactaataacttcaaagaaataagagagagaaaaaattacaaatctcCATCAGGTTAAACATGTTTTCCTATGTTCCATTGCACTATTAGAAATCGCTggataaatttgtcaattttttgacttaataaaatgttataattttttgtacTGTCTCCTATAAAGAGGCTTAACAGTTCTTTACCTTGTATAAAATCTTGATATAGGTTTGTCTCTGTATGGTTAAGTAAAAGATCTTTTGTATTCTTCATTAAGATGTGACGATAGGTAGAATGATATATAGTGGTATATGGATGATAATGGGCCTTTCATTAGCTTTGTGAGGAATAAAACAGCTtggtttttctacttgaaacaATATaaaccaaatctgtgtttgttgctcaataaattgcaaagtaAAAACTGTGTTTTAAAAGTTAACAGTAAGTAAAAGTAGtgatttgtaataaatttggtaAGCATGTAAGTAAACACTATGTCACATCCAGTCTTTTCAAATGTCTGTCACTTCCCCATATGTTTACACTTGAATAATTACCAAATCAAGGGtgacatttcttttgaaaatggaatCAAAGAAAGTAgccagtatattttgtatatgttgttttgcaTACGCTAGAACCAAAAGTTACCAATCGGCCTTGACATGTTAACATCCGAATTTTGATTATTTCTACATTTCAGATCACCATTATCATCTATGGTATTTGGTACCAATGCACTGTTTACCAAACCAGCTCAGTCTATAGCCCCCATTATGGTTGTTAGTATTTTGAATACCTATGACTACCAATCACTGGTGTCAGATGGACATGTCAACCAAGGCAGTCAAGAACTCCTTAATGTCATGTTTACATTAGTCTGTTTGGTTCCCATGGTGACGGGGGCATTACAGATCCTAATATGGTCACAATATCAAATCAGGAATAGCCACTTAACAGTGCCTAAATACTCGGAGACGTAGAACGTACAATATTGCTACTACCAAAATACCATGTAAACTATTGGTAAAGACAAATGAAACACAACGTGTAACAAAATACCAGTAATATGTTAAAGTAGCCTATAAACATCAGATAAAGAACACTGGTATAGATAACGAAACAAACATATCAGGCAATTTGactataaatgaaattaaaaacatttatattgtacattgaGTTTTAATAAATCTTATGGCCGGAGTGCTTTTTCAGTGTGAAAATGTGGAATTCGCTTccatttgaaataagaaatgCAAAAGACTGTGGACATTTCTAAACATAGTTTAAAGACACATCTTTTCAGACAACATGTCAAGTAATTTAATTTAACTGGTTGGTTTTATTGAaagtgattgattttaacttgtcgGTTTTTACAcaatatgaattattttaatttgtcgGTTTTCTACTTTTGctgattttttattttcatttattttttcccCTCTGtgtgtgctgttattttcttttccTCGTTTATTTACTTTTGCGATTTTTAATTTCAGTCAGTGCAATGTGCTGAGATACACGTGTAGCACATTTTTTGCaagaaatagataaataaaataaatattaagaataataataagaataattgtttacaaatttgatATGAATAAGTATCATGGTTCAATTTGAATATGAAGTCACAGGTGatgttgtattatttttgcTTCTTGGGGTGAATGTTGTCACACTGTAACTTTAATTCCTGCAGCAAATGATGGGTATGGTACTCAGATATAGAGGTGTACTATTTGTGTATAGTTATTATTGCTATGTAGTGGTATTCATAATAAGTATataatgaaatacatatttatttggaCTCTTGCTTATCCAAGTGTGAAATCATGTTACAGGGATATATAAGTAATATAGTTCAAAGTCACACTGTAAGTTTACTTCCTGCAGTAAATGATGTATATGGTActcagatatagaagtgtactATTTATGTAGATTTATCTATGCCATGTACATTGCAtggggaaataaataaatatgaaatacatatttattttggactgTTGCTATCCAAGGCTGAAATACCTTTTACAGTGTTTTAAATTATATAGTTCAAAGTGATATAGTGCTTGGGGTCACACTAGTTTCACTATAAGAAATCAGATGAAACAGTTTTTGTACAAATGATGCATTCAGTGTGCAATATTATTGTCTGGGTTTTAGGGTATTAGTAAATGTCTTACCCCTAGGGCTGTTTTGCAGCAACTATTTGAGCAAGGCTGAGAGCTGAGGGAAATCATCGCTACATAACGACATGAGGGGGTAATATGACATCAACTAGTGCctgaataaggccaggcaataaatattttataacacaATACATTCTCAGGCATCTAATCTTTCCAGAGTGAAAGCATATCACTGAGTGGACTCCTGTGCTACTGTAATAGTGCCCTAAGGAATATAGAAAATCACTATTGCtcactgtatgcaaattgaggtcactatctttctgtaaattatttttttcttcggATCAATCTTGCTTCTGAAGCTCTGTCAATGGACCATCTGTGTgttaaaactattttaaaaGTTAATTTAGATGTTGGAGGCAGCCATATTTGAAAAGCAGTTTACGTGGATCTTATAAATGGAACTCTGTGTGTGATTGGTCAGTTTGTTACTGGATAATGACAGCTTGTAAAAGTTGTACACCTCAAAGGAAAGGATTCATGGGATGATTACAAGACATGTTGCCTAAGAATCTCTGGTCATTTCAAGATGGTCTAGCAGGAACACAAGCAATGACACTAATATGACATATTCCAGTTATACCAAAGATCCAGTCATTTCACAGGTAAGCATCACAAGACGGCACACCACATTTGGCAAAATAAGGGCTACAAGTTTGACCACTTAAAAGAGCATTAGATTAGTGGTTTGACATGTTTTGATTACCTGTAGTCACAAATAAAACCGTGCAATGGCAACAATGATGAAAATAAGTggcaaactgaatgacactcttcttacttacagcgtggtaaatttaaccAAACCGTGAATGGGTTCGAACACCGACCACAATGGTAAGAGgtaagtggtttaaccactcggctaCTGACAACCCCTGTGCTGCAGTCTATATGCTACAGTACTCAACTATTCCGGCCCTTACTTTGACCCAAAAAGAGcctgtgaacagcactcctagtggccaaaccatgaaatcttttatctttcctatAACTGGACTATGGCATATTACATGAAAACATGGCAAACAgactgtaatgacatcatcgGTCCAGGTTTGGGGATTCGACGAACACATCCACAACAGATGATGTCAGTCTAGGCAAGAAAGTATAAGAAACCATTCTGACATCATTTTTAGGAGCagcataaaatgtaaatttatttacatCCATATAACTAAATACAGCTCTGTAGAAAAATAGAGACATGTAATGTACTCTCTATAccctacacatgtacacaatttac comes from Glandiceps talaboti chromosome 11, keGlaTala1.1, whole genome shotgun sequence and encodes:
- the LOC144442699 gene encoding transmembrane protein 180-like; the protein is MDKPGQRSSIHWNAVAYSTTTVAATMMKSIFQFYYVKLFLNHYHISQPMFHWAQIIYSVWNAVNDPLCGYFQDNSKLEVFRVRRLSILYGAPLFALTFLLPWFPWQQSSTGGWLVGLHLLVSLCCYDALFTFVLLAQCAIFTEMSKEHDVRLLLIRYSNIASILGSSAVLFSELISNSLQNFHTFQVYCIVIAILSWFFLRYTGKNVTTQYDIPSSTDAKDEHKNTTTTESIWKLSWQIIKQKNFLMFVMMNFCQIFHVTNSMNFLAIFGDALIPREDLRDVIRQCVYGSTFIIPQVLTLLGSNLVGKLGSYKVILASFYIKVGTSVFMFCIGRSHTWFLTTFLLVDVSLSSAIFGIFNIPVSDIIDEDVIKHKRKSPLSSMVFGTNALFTKPAQSIAPIMVVSILNTYDYQSLVSDGHVNQGSQELLNVMFTLVCLVPMVTGALQILIWSQYQIRNSHLTVPKYSET